CACTTAAGCCGCACCAATTCTGTGGCCAGCCAATCGAGCAATTCCGGATGCGTGGGCAGTTCGCCTTGCGAGCCAAATTCCTCGCTCGTGCGCACGATGCCGGTGCCAAAAATCGATTCCCAGTATCGATTGGCAATCACGCGGGCAGTCAGCGGATTCCGCTCGTCCATCAACCATTTCGACAGCGTGAGCCGGTTGATTTTTTTGTCAACCGCTGGCACCGCAAACACCGCCGGCACGCCCTCGGTCACGCGCCCTTCTTTCACTTGATAATTTCCACGCACTTGAATATGCGTTTCGCGGCCCTTGGCCAGCTCGCGCATCACGGGCACGGTGGTGGTGCCTTTCATGCCGGCGAATTGTTTCCTGGCCGTGTCCAGCTCTTTTGCCTTGGCGAGCGTCTTGGGGTTGTTGGCGGCGTAATAATCCTTGAGCCGCTTCACCTGCCCGTCATTGCGCTTGGCCGCCGGCGTGCTGAGGAGGCCGTGCACGTCCTTGGGCAGGGCCGCGTCCAGCTTCGGCGTGGCACCGGCCACGATGGAGATGATCACGTCTTCTGTGGCCTTGAGATTCTTGACGATCACCTCCACCCCATCGCCGTCATTCGCCGTAAACGGCGTCGGGAATTGCAGCAGGCCCGGCACGAAGGTGTTGGGCACCGGCACGAAGGGCAACAGCCGCGCGCCGTCGAGCGCGTAGTCCACGTTGATTTTGAAGACCTTGTTGGATTCCTGTTTCCACACCACCTTCCGGTTGGCGTCCAACACCTCCACGCGGTGCACCTTCAAGCGCTCGGCCAGACCGGAACCAGTGCGGTTCCAGAGCGCGAGCTTCTCGATGGGCAGTTCCTTGCCGAGATCCACCTCCCACCACGGGTTGTTTTCCTGGCCGGTGTGGGTGACTGTCTTCTTCGCAAAATCGCCGCTGGTGTTGCCGTCGTTTCCGTATTGGGCCGGCCCGCCGAAATCCGTGCTGCTCTGCTTGGCCTTGCCCTTGGGCGCCACGTTTTCGCCGTTACTAAAAACCTGCACCTCGGCCAGATGCAGAAACACACCCTTGCCCACATTGGTGACGCGCACGAAGCGGCCCTTCAAATCCTGCTTGCCGCGCGGCCGCAGCTTCAGCGTCACGCGCGCTGGATCCACGCCCGCCACCTGCAGGGCATCCTGTTTCCGGCCCGGCAACTGCACGGAGAGTACGTTCTTCTCACGCTTGATCCGCAACCGCTTCACCGGCACATGTTGCTCAAACGCCTTGGCCCACGCCTCGAAACCATCCAGCGCCGTGCCCTTTAACTGGCTCAATTCCTTTTCCAGCACAGCCACGCGCGCCTCGGTATCGGTCCGTTTCTTTTTCTGTTCGTCACTGAAGACACTAATAATCGGCGCCTCGTTGCGCTTGTCGCTGTCCTCGGAGTTATTGAAAATGGCAAACATCTCAAAATATTCCTTTTGGCTCAGCGGGTCGTACTTGTGATCGTGGCATTGGGCGCAGGCGAGGGTGGTGCCCATCCACGTGGCCATCGTGGTGTTCACGCGGTCGACCACCGCCACGTTGCGAAACTCCTCATCGTCCGTGCCGCCTTCGCTGTTGGTTTGCGTGTTGCGATGGAACGCGGTGGCGATAAGTTGATCGGGTGTGGGTGCGGGAAGTAAATCGCCCGCGAGTTGGTCGCGCGTGAATTGGTCGAACGGCTGATTGCGGTTGATGGCGCGGATGACCCAATCGCGATACGCCCAAATCGTGCGCGGCGGATCGTCGGCGTAGCCCGCGCTGTCGGCATAACGTGCGAGGTCCAGCCACTGCCGTGCCCAATGCTCGCCGTAAGTCGGCTTGGCCAAAAGTCGGTCGACGAGCTTGGAGTAAGCATCGGGCGATTTGTCGGCGATGAACGCTTTCACCTCCGCCGGCGTGGGCGGCAGTCCCGTGAGATCCAGCGCCAGGCGCCGAATGATTGTAAACTTGTCCGCCTCGGCAGATGGCTTCCAGCCGCGCTGATCGAGTGCTGCGAGAATGAACCGGTCCACCGCATTGCGGCTCCACTTTGCGTCCTTCACTTTCGGCAACGCCGCGCGCTTGGGCCGCACGTACGCCCAGTGCGGTTCGTACTCTGCGCCTTCGGCCACCCATTGTTTGAGCGTCGCCTTTTGCGCCGCCGACAATTTCATTTTCGATTCCGGCGGCGGCATCACTTCATCCGCGTCGTCAGCCAAAATCCGATACACCAATTCGCTCTCCGCCACATCCCCCGGCACAATCGCAAACGCGCCGCCCTTGCGTTCCTTCACCGCCTCCGCGCGCACATCCAGCCGCAGCTTTGCCTTCCGCGCCTTCGCATCCGGCCCGTGACACGTATAACAATTCTCCGACAGAATCACCCGCACATCGCGGTTAAACGAAACCGGAGCCGGCGCGGCTCTTAACGAAACCGTGGCGAACAAACACACACTCAAAATGATTGGAATTTTTTTCACCGCAAAAGAATAGTCTGCGCCCAAAAATAGTCGCTGTAAAGATTGGACAGGGTCAGCACAAGAATGATTCATGGTTGAGTGAATGATCTGGCGTGAAGAAGCGGAGTTTACGCCAAAATTCCCTTCACCAATTTCCCGTGCACATCGGTTAACCGGAATCGGCGACCTTGGAATTTGTAGGTGAAGCGCTCGTGGTCGATGCCGAGGAGGTGCAGGAGGGTTGCCTGAAAATCATGGACGTGGACGGGGTTTTCAGCGGCATTCATGCCGAGGGCGTCGCTGGCACCGTAGGTGATGCCGGGCTTCACGCCGCCGCCGGCCATCCAGGTGGTAAACGCATAGGGGTGATGATCGCGGCCCCATTGCTTGCGGTTTTTAAGATCGCCCTGCAGGAAAGGGGTGCGGCCGAATTCGCCGCCCCAGATGATAAGCGTGTCCTCAAGCAAGCCGCGTTGCTTGAGATCGGTCAACAATCCGGCGCTCGGCTGATCGGTGTCTTTGCACTGCGTGTAAAGTTCAGTGGTCACGCTACGGTGTTGGTCCCAGCCCGCGTGCATCACCTGCACAAACCGCGTGCCGCGCTCGAGCAATCGCCGCGCCATGAGGCAATTGTACGCGAAGGTGCCGCGCTCTTTCACTTGCGGCCCGTAGAGATCCAGTACGCTTTTGGGTTCAGTGGAAACATCCGTCAACTCCGGCACGCTCGTTTGCATGCGGTAGGCCATCTCATACTGCGCGATGCGCGTGAGGATTTCCGGGTCGCCAAATTCCGCGTGTCGCATTTGGTTGAGCTGCGCGAGGCCATCAAGCATCCCGCGCCGCGTGCTGCCTGTGATGCCAGCGGGATTTTTCAAATACAAAACCGGCGCACCGCCGCCGCGAAATTTCACGCCCTGAAAACGCGTCGGTAAAAATCCACTGCCCCAATAGTAGTCATAAAAAATCTGCCCGCACGTCGTGCCTTTGCTCACGCTCGTCATGGCGACAAACGCCGGCAGATTTTCCGTATCGCTGCCGAGGCCGTAGCTGAGCCACGCGCCCATCGTTGGCCGGCCGGGCATCTCGCCGCCGGAAAGAAAAAACGACACCGCCGGCGCGTGGTTCACCTGCGTGGTGTGCATGCTTTTGATGAAGCAAATATCGTCCGCCGCCGCGCCGATGTGCGGCATAAAGTTGCTCACCCACGCGCCGCTCCGTCCGTGCTGCTTGAACGGCTCAATCGGCGCGAGCATCACCTTGCCCTTTGGGTTGCCCGTCATCGTGCTAAACCGTTTGCCTTCCACAAACGACTGCGGCACCGGTTGCCCGTGCATCTGTTTTTGCAACGGCTTGTAATCAAACAAATCCGTATGCGTCGGCGCGCCATTCATGAACAGGTAAACCACCCGCTTCGCCTTGGGCGCAAAATGCGGCAACCCCGCCAGCCCGCCCAGCGCCGTCTCGCCCATCCCGTCCCGCGCCAGCAATCCTCCCAGCGCCGCGCCCCCAATCCCCACCGCCGACCGCCCAAAAAACTGCCGCCGATTGGTCATGAGCTGGTTTTCGGTGATGGGGTTCATGGTAAGGGAATGTGAGCTTGGTTTTTGACGCACATGATTCGACCTCGCTTCAATTCTCCCTTGCCGCCAGCCATTCATCCGGCGTCATGACCGTCACTGCGTTGGCTGCGCGCTTCACCATTTCCCCGTCCAAAGTGATGAGGGTGGATTGGGATGTCATCGCCGTGGCCACATAAACCGCATCGGCCCCACGCAGTCGAAGGTCTGCGGCCAAGCTCGTCGAGATGTGTGCCGCCTCCTCGTCCAGTGGATGAAAATGAATGCCAGGAAATTCGTTCAAGATGTGTCGAGTGCCCGCGACTTCCGTGGACACTTGTTTGCGACGGGCAACAGCGCCCGCAATCTCAACGGGCAACAATGTCGGTTGGTGAAGCGGAATTTCATCGGCCGCCGCCCTCGCGAGCAGTTCCAGCGACGATTCATGATTGACCTCATTGGGAAACTGAGCGCCAACCCACACATTGGCATCAATCGTCAGCACCGCTCACGGCCTTTCCGAATTTCATCCACTACCCCCGGTTCCTTGGAGGGTGAGGCCGCCTCAATTTTCCGACCGAGTTCCAACCACTTTTCTACCCACTCCTTGCCGGTCAACTTTTTGCATGACGTTTTTTCGACATCGTCCAAACCTCTTTGCAGCAATTCGGGAATCAAATCCTTCAATTTCCGGTCTTCTCGAGCGGCACGAACCTTCACCTCACGCATCAAATCATCCGGCAAATCCAGTGTCGTTTTCATGCGTCCATAAAACCATAATTATGTAATTCTGGCAAACCATAAAAATGGGTGGATATTTGGGGTTCATTCGAATTTATGATTGGAACGATGCCATTTTAAATTTGCTCGATCTGGCCAAAACATTTTGTTTCGAGGCAGGAATACTTTCTCACCGCTGCGAGGCTTCAACAATAACGCGTTTTCTCCATCTTCTTCAAATCGATCATTGTCCACCAAAATACAAAAATCATCATCGATGCTCCAATAGCCTTGATCAAAAAGCCAATGTGCATTTTTTGATAGTGCCAAACCGTTAATTGGATGACAAAGGCCTCCTTTCTTGAACTGTCTGATATGTGCCGCATCCAAAGGGCAAGATCCCGATAAAGACACCATCCGGTAATTTGTCAACGCGCAGGTGAAATCATACGCCGGTAAGACTCGAGCTGAGAATTTTGTGTCTCGCTTCCTTGGCGAATCGTTCAACACTAAATATTTGCCAGCATCCGAATCAACAATCGCCTGAGGAGGAACTTCCAAATTGCACATTTCAAACAATTCATATCTTTCACTCCCTTCAAAGTATCGAGCGATTATTGTGCGGCGAAGTTCGGCCCTGAATTCATTGGTCTGCAGGCTGATCAATAGCGATGCATCAATTTGGGCATTTTTTGCATTTTTTCGGTTGTCCGTTTTTATGCCCTCAGAATCCAGCGGAATCCAGAGTCCGTCGGAATGCATATGGAAAAACGGCAGCATCACATTGGGCCGTGTACGCCTCCGATTTGAAACTACAGTCCAATAACTATTGAAACGGAACGCCAATGCTCCATTGCGCTCGATCAATCCATTTGCAACTAAGTCCTCATCAACAAGATCACAAAGCACCAAAAGTAACAGTGGCTTGTGAGGAGCTGGACCACGAGAGTGATCAACCTTCAATCGACTGATGCACTCCAACCAACGGAGTTGTTCGCTGGAAAATTTGTTACTCACGCGTGATGACCTCGTCCAGATTCAAAATCATGTTGCACAACACAGTGAATGCCGCGTGGTCGGTGGGGTTCAGTTTTTCGTCGCGTTTGGATTCGCCGATGGCTAGCAGGGCTTTGGTTTTTTTGGGGTCTTGGGCGTAGGTGGCGCGGAGTTTCTGGATGCTCTGGAGGAGCACGGCGGCTTCCTTCGGCTTGGGGGCGCGGGCGGTGGCGAGGCGGAAGGCGTACGCGGTGCGTGCCTTGTCATCCGCTCCGCCTTCTTTTATCACACGCTGGGCCAGGGCGCGGGCAGCTTCTACATAAGTGGTGTCGTTTAATATGATGAGCGCGTGCAGCGGGGTGTTGGTGAGGCTGCGGCGGACTTGGCAGGTTTGGCGTTTGGACTCGTCAAAGAAAATCGTCGGGCCGATTATGCGCCGCCAAAAAGTGTAGAGGCTGCGGCGATATAAATCCTCGCCTTTGCCGCGGGCATATTTCTTTTTGCCAAAAGTAGCCTCAGCCCAGACGCCGGCGGGTTGGTAGGATTTCACGGAAGGACCGCCACGTTTCTCAACTAGCAAACCGCTGATGAAGAGCGCTTGGTCGCGAATCATCCACGAGGGCAAACGCTGGCGGGTCATGCGGGCGAGCAGGCGGTTCTTGGGATCGCGCTCGCGCAGCGCGGGAGTCACGCGCGAGGTTTGCCGATAGGTCGCGCTGAGCACGATGCGTTTGTGCAGCGCCTTCACGTCCCAACCGCTCTCGATGAATTCCAGCGCCAGCCAATCGAGCAACTCCGGATGGCTCGGGCGCTCGCCCTGCACGCCGAAATCCTCCGGCGTCTTCACGAGGCCAGTGCCGAAAAACTGCTGCCAAATGCGGTTTACTGTCACGCGCGCGGTGAGTGGGTGCCTGTCATTGACAAGCCACTGCGCGAGATGAAGCCGGTTAGGGGTGCCCGATTGCGCGTTCGCGCCAAACACGGTCGGCCATGCGGAAGTCACGGTCACATTGCTTGGATTATTATACACGCCACGCACCAGCACTTTGGTGGTGCGCGCTTTGGCCTGCTCCTGCATCACCATCACTTTGGGAAATTTTTTACGGAGGTCGGCGATGCGTTTTT
This window of the Limisphaerales bacterium genome carries:
- a CDS encoding DUF1553 domain-containing protein — encoded protein: MPIEKLALWNRTGSGLAERLKVHRVEVLDANRKVVWKQESNKVFKINVDYALDGARLLPFVPVPNTFVPGLLQFPTPFTANDGDGVEVIVKNLKATEDVIISIVAGATPKLDAALPKDVHGLLSTPAAKRNDGQVKRLKDYYAANNPKTLAKAKELDTARKQFAGMKGTTTVPVMRELAKGRETHIQVRGNYQVKEGRVTEGVPAVFAVPAVDKKINRLTLSKWLMDERNPLTARVIANRYWESIFGTGIVRTSEEFGSQGELPTHPELLDWLATELVRLKWDTKAFVKLLVTSAAYRQSARTTPAHIENDPANRFYARGPRLRLSAEMIRDQALAVSGLLSTKMYGAPVKPYQPNLGIKAAFGSGIDWKTSAGEDKYRRGLYTNWRRTNPYPSMAAFDAPNRNVCTVRRVPTNTPLQALVTMNDPVYIEAAQALARRMVKEGGSTPHERVAFGLKICLSREPKRAEVARLVTLYTVLSADYQKDPAAAKLMATDPLGPLPAEMKAEELAAWTIVGNVILNLDEMFMKR
- a CDS encoding DUF1501 domain-containing protein, with protein sequence MNPITENQLMTNRRQFFGRSAVGIGGAALGGLLARDGMGETALGGLAGLPHFAPKAKRVVYLFMNGAPTHTDLFDYKPLQKQMHGQPVPQSFVEGKRFSTMTGNPKGKVMLAPIEPFKQHGRSGAWVSNFMPHIGAAADDICFIKSMHTTQVNHAPAVSFFLSGGEMPGRPTMGAWLSYGLGSDTENLPAFVAMTSVSKGTTCGQIFYDYYWGSGFLPTRFQGVKFRGGGAPVLYLKNPAGITGSTRRGMLDGLAQLNQMRHAEFGDPEILTRIAQYEMAYRMQTSVPELTDVSTEPKSVLDLYGPQVKERGTFAYNCLMARRLLERGTRFVQVMHAGWDQHRSVTTELYTQCKDTDQPSAGLLTDLKQRGLLEDTLIIWGGEFGRTPFLQGDLKNRKQWGRDHHPYAFTTWMAGGGVKPGITYGASDALGMNAAENPVHVHDFQATLLHLLGIDHERFTYKFQGRRFRLTDVHGKLVKGILA
- a CDS encoding type II toxin-antitoxin system VapC family toxin, with amino-acid sequence MLTIDANVWVGAQFPNEVNHESSLELLARAAADEIPLHQPTLLPVEIAGAVARRKQVSTEVAGTRHILNEFPGIHFHPLDEEAAHISTSLAADLRLRGADAVYVATAMTSQSTLITLDGEMVKRAANAVTVMTPDEWLAAREN
- a CDS encoding HNH endonuclease, which translates into the protein MSNKFSSEQLRWLECISRLKVDHSRGPAPHKPLLLLVLCDLVDEDLVANGLIERNGALAFRFNSYWTVVSNRRRTRPNVMLPFFHMHSDGLWIPLDSEGIKTDNRKNAKNAQIDASLLISLQTNEFRAELRRTIIARYFEGSERYELFEMCNLEVPPQAIVDSDAGKYLVLNDSPRKRDTKFSARVLPAYDFTCALTNYRMVSLSGSCPLDAAHIRQFKKGGLCHPINGLALSKNAHWLFDQGYWSIDDDFCILVDNDRFEEDGENALLLKPRSGEKVFLPRNKMFWPDRANLKWHRSNHKFE